A section of the Malania oleifera isolate guangnan ecotype guangnan chromosome 2, ASM2987363v1, whole genome shotgun sequence genome encodes:
- the LOC131148554 gene encoding uncharacterized protein LOC131148554 → MSPAARSKSKEKKTSKESQRGSNRITGPANAAGGVPTSVYDPLLGTFHTLDPAMPMPSAPYLHINGRFRSIDETDEHCGNSTGSGAEYDSISNNGSSSGESEDHKEKTASPPIKQETIPGADNGKREKIRQKNERKHQRQKEKRAQELHDRCSGYLMSRKLEALAQQLVAMGFSSERATMSLMLNEGRVEESVTWLFEGHEEVDEYRDQNLADGNNLKIDISEELARIVEMEIRFKCSKQEVERVVVACEGDLEKAAGALRVQKQEPPAASSKPEETIDHPPIKNGRLSVAPSQNLVRSQTKSNPSSSIQQRRNERDLNYSKATVTVRTPSDLGSKNVQTSRKLQPKLDLVRPQQTATMDEKRWPVAESNPSISYSSASSVQPSPQTTNVETSYMTAGNEPKILKSGPLKEPVIMMQRSKSIKTKQMPATSISLSPPGTAAGWYPNSIEITHTNGVLPHIPSTRNISPSNPSSNQLYQQIHYGQHQQFVPGSGPVDLLGTNQGNGSWSTTGTSTLAAASSLGLFSGVGLSSTSDPSSAVEWNTSDSMQPLDYTSIDWSLDRGLPSLKPNGSWLGMASFAKNDHMYESHASAVGLGPPMRLIPSHGNGVPFSGLQDAGAATVEASAGGSREWTSPFEGKDLFSLPRQFVSSPFV, encoded by the coding sequence ATGTCACCCGCAGCCAGATCCAAGTCTAAGGAAAAGAAAACTAGCAAGGAATCACAGAGGGGTTCTAACAGGATTACAGGACCTGCTAATGCTGCTGGTGGTGTCCCAACCAGTGTGTATGATCCACTGTTGGGTACATTCCACACCCTTGATCCGGCTATGCCAATGCCTTCTGCTCCATATCTACATATTAATGGCCGTTTCCGAAGCATAGATGAGACTGATGAGCACTGTGGAAACTCCACTGGAAGTGGGGCTGAGTACGACTCTATTTCCAACAATGGTAGTTCGTCTGGTGAGTCAGAAGATCATAAGGAGAAAACGGCTAGTCCTCCTATCAAACAAGAGACTATACCAGGAGCTGATAATGGAAAGCGGGAAAAAATACGTCAGAAAAATGAGAGGAAACATCAGCGCCAGAAGGAAAAGCGAGCCCAAGAGTTGCATGATCGGTGCAGTGGCTATTTGATGTCAAGAAAGCTAGAAGCACTTGCCCAACAGCTTGTGGCAATGGGCTTTTCTTCGGAGCGGGCAACAATGTCTCTTATGCTAAATGAAGGCAGAGTGGAAGAATCGGTCACATGGCTCTTTGAAGGGCATGAAGAAGTGGATGAGTACAGGGATCAAAACCTTGCAGATGGGAATAATTTGAAAATAGATATATCAGAAGAGCTTGCTCGGATTGTGGAAATGGAGATTAGATTCAAGTGCTCAAAGCAGGAGGTTGAAAGAGTAGTTGTTGCTTGTGAGGGTGATCTTGAGAAGGCAGCAGGTGCTTTAAGAGTACAGAAACAAGAACCACCTGCTGCTTCATCTAAGCCAGAAGAAACCATTGATCATCCTCCCATTAAAAATGGTAGGCTGTCAGTAGCTCCCAGTCAGAATTTGGTGAGGTCACAGACAAAATCCAACCCATCTTCTTCAATACAGCAGAGAAGGAATGAAAGGGATTTGAACTACTCAAAAGCAACAGTTACTGTCAGAACACCTTCAGATTTGGGGAGCAAAAATGTACAGACCTCCAGAAAACTTCAACCGAAATTGGATTTGGTGAGACCACAGCAAACTGCGACTATGGATGAGAAAAGATGGCCAGTTGCAGAATCAAATCCTTCAATTTCCTACTCTTCAGCATCCTCTGTGCAGCCGTCACCACAAACAACCAATGTGGAAACCAGTTATATGACTGCTGGAAATGAACCTAAGATTCTTAAGTCAGGACCTCTGAAAGAACCAGTTATTATGATGCAGCGATCCAAATCCATCAAAACGAAGCAGATGCCAGCTACAAGCATTAGCTTGTCTCCGCCTGGAACAGCTGCTGGTTGGTATCCTAATAGTATTGAAATTACCCACACCAATGGAGTGTTGCCGCACATTCCCAGCACAAGAAACATTAGCCCAAGCAATCCAAGTTCGAATCAGTTGTACCAGCAAATTCATTATGGACAGCACCAACAATTTGTTCCAGGCAGTGGCCCAGTGGATCTTTTGGGAACAAACCAGGGGAATGGTTCCTGGAGCACAACTGGTACTTCAACACTCGCTGCTGCTTCTTCCCTTGGTCTCTTCTCAGGGGTGGGATTGAGCAGTACCTCAGACCCATCTTCTGCGGTGGAGTGGAATACTAGTGACTCAATGCAGCCATTGGATTATACCAGCATAGACTGGTCACTGGATCGTGGTTTGCCATCCTTAAAACCCAATGGATCGTGGCTGGGGATGGCTTCATTTGCGAAGAATGATCACATGTATGAGTCACATGCTTCTGCAGTTGGTCTTGGGCCACCCATGAGATTGATTCCTTCCCATGGGAATGGTGTTCCTTTTTCGGGGTTGCAGGATGCTGGAGCAGCAACTGTGGAAGCATCTGCAGGAGGTTCCCGCGAGTGGACTTCACCCTTTGAAGGGAAAGACCTTTTTAGCTTACCCAGACAGTTTGTTTCTTCCCCTTTTGTGTAA